One part of the Haliotis asinina isolate JCU_RB_2024 chromosome 2, JCU_Hal_asi_v2, whole genome shotgun sequence genome encodes these proteins:
- the LOC137271823 gene encoding uncharacterized protein, which translates to MKDEICALREKLEKTTEELYMKYDELEQHSRRNSIRIIGVHESEDEDIQKATLDVFKKINKDISISDIDRCHRVGKRVQGRSRQIIVKFVSYQDKDGVYTQRRKLRAMMENVFVNEDLTHYSSKLFKMARDLRKSRWIENTWTKDGHIYILEQPDGAVRQIQCKEDLSRYLRK; encoded by the coding sequence ATGAAAGATGAGATATGTGCGTTACGAGAGAAATTGGAAAAAACGACGGAGGAACTGTACATGAAATACGACGAACTAGAACAACACAGTAGAAGGAATTCCATCAGGATAATTGGTGTACATGAATCGGAAGACGAGGATATTCAGAAGGCGACCCTGGATGTCTTTAAGAAGATCAACAAGGATATCTCGATCTCGGATATCGATAGATGTCACCGAGTGGGAAAGAGAGTCCAAGGCAGAAGTCGTCAGATTATTGTAAAATTTGTGAGTTACCAGGACAAGGACGGGGTGTATACCCAGCGGAGGAAACTTCGCGCTATGATGGAGAACGTTTTCGTAAATGAAGACCTGACACACTACAGTAGCAAGCTGTTCAAGATGGCGAGGGACCTCAGGAAATCTCGCTGGATCGAAAATACGTGGACCAAAGATGGTCATATTTATATTCTTGAACAGCCAGATGGTGCCGTGCGTCAGATCCAGTGTAAAGAGGACTTGAGCCGATATCTACGGAAATAA
- the LOC137272555 gene encoding uncharacterized protein, protein MMWSRTEKGIILSTSALVLLVLVYQLYWTDFSKLPHVWFQQTSPSEDSNGDTPNNVSRNVPAAHDKWLILSTVAEVNDTRVAGWRVFSLESTTKSKSVCRLPWCVTISRSEEDANDINKAYIYAISHGAKIVCLLHHLTTLWLDALKRMTDDLPRSGLVLMTNKTFFEPTITGNNSYSLLKEKSLFNVFYIEDHVNPLMLSVFYPQMFRGSRDSPQEQATYSMSISEQPPIFLPFKTFTFLSSDLMVFQYGALWALPLMDINNGDLIAQRVLWDIGGRAGIYPLSVQQESVTLNTTCSKALIC, encoded by the exons ATGATGTGGAGTCGAACAG AAAAGGGGATCATCCTTTCGACTTCTGCCCTTGTACTCCTGGTTCTTGTATATCAACTGTATTGGACTGACTTCTCAAAGCTGCCCCATGTATGGTTTCAGCAAACTTCACCATCTGAGGATAGTAATGG TGATACCCCCAACAACGTAAGTCGGAACGTACCTGCTGCACATGACAAATGGCTGATCCTATCAACGGTTGCAGAGGTGAACGACACCAGAGTGGCAGGGTGGAGAGTATTTTCGCTGGAAAGTACAACAAAATCAAAGTCTGTTTGCAG GCTTCCTTGGTGTGTCACAATAAGCAGATCAGAGGAAGATGCTAATGATATAAACAAGGCTTATATCTATGCCATATCTCACGGAGCAAAAATCGTGTGTCTCCTTCACCACCTGACCACACTTTGGTTGGACGCCTTGAAGAGAATGACTGATGATCTGCCCCGATCTGGCTTAGTTCTTATGACAAACAAAACGTTCTTTGAACCAACCATTACTGGAAACAACTCATACAGCCTCTTGAAAGAGAAGTCGCTATTTAACGTATTTTATATTGAAGACCATGTGAACCCTTTGATGTTATCAGTATTTTATCCCCAAATGTTTAGAGGAAGTAGAGACTCACCCCAAGAACAGGCCACGTATTCTATGTCCATTAGTGAACAACCACCAATATTCCTCCCATTCAAAACCTTTACCTTCCTTAGTTCAGATCTAATGGTGTTCCAGTATGGAGCTCTATGGGCTCTTCCTTTGATGGATATCAACAATGGGGATCTCATTGCACAACGGGTCTTATGGGATATAGGGGGCAGAGCTGGGATTTATCCCTTGTCTGTTCAACAAGAGTCGGTTACACTGAACACCACTTGTTCAAAAGCATTGATCTGTTAA